Below is a window of Desmonostoc muscorum LEGE 12446 DNA.
CCTAATTTTAAACTTATCACAGCAAATCGGTTCTAACAATCAACAAGTTAAAACTGTTGTCGCCAATCTTGAAGGATTTGCGAGTCAGTTAGGCGTGAAATTTGATATGTCTAAATCAGATTTTATCGATGTTATTCAAAACAATAATGAAAGTTTTAATACCGAATATAAAAATGTTAGCGCTATGATAATTAAAGGAATTATTCAGCAGACAGATATAAATAAACAAGGAATAGAAATGTTAGTTAATAATATTCAACAGTTTAATAAAGATGTTAATAATATCAAAGATGAAATTTATAAATTGAGGCGGGGAATGGAAGGGATTGCGGAGAAAGCAGGATAATTATTTGAAATCAAAATATTAAATTATGACTCGTCGTTCCCGACATAGTGACTACAATGAAGACTTAAATATTTGGCCGGCTTTTACAGATTTAATGTCTAATGCTTTCATGATATTGCTGCTATTATTGCTACTAGCCAGCACCAAATATACAATCTCACAAATAACTAATCCAGGAACGCCGCCAATTTTACTGATTAAAGATGAGAATTCTCGATTTGATCCAGGTAGCGCAGTGATTCCACCAACAATGTTGGATTACATTACAAATAAACTTGTACCTGATATAGAAACAACGACAAAAACTTACAATATTAATACAGTTGAAATTATTGGACACACTGATGAACAACCTATTGGCATTATCAACAGTAATTTAGACAATACTTTAGAAGTAGCAGCTAGCCAAGGGGGTTCAGTTAGTACACTTAAAGCTGGTTCTAACGCTGATTTAGGATTGATGCGTTCTCTTGCAGTGGTGAAAGAACTGCTAAAAATCCAACAACAAAATAAAATGCAGGGTGTTCAATTTCGTGCCTATTCGGCGGCACAGTTAATATTACCAAGTGGGGAATTTGCTCCCATTCCACAACAAAAGCGTCAGTCGGAACCGAATCGGCGACGTATTGAAATTCGTTTTACGCGCTTGGGTGAAGTGCGAGAAGTAAAATGAGAAGGAGTCAGAATTCAGAATTCAGGAGTCACAATTTTAGAATACCGGATGTATAAAATATTTATTTAAATCAAGAAAATTTTTCTTGATTTTCATCATTGCAGGAATTTTGAGGTAATTCAACCATAGGTTAGGGTAGCAGTAAAATAACTAATTAAATTTGGCAAGACTTTGCTTAGCTTTGTATTTACTTTGCTACCTAAAGCATTTAAAAACGCTAGGGTTTTACACAAAATTATACTAAGATTTACTCTTAAGCGCTTCTTTTTGTGCCGCTTCACTATATTTCTTATATAGTTGAGTCCGAATCTTAGCTTCCTGATAACGGCTGTGGTTTTTTGGTACCGTACTCATTAAATCTGAAGCACGTTGCCATCTAGCAGCTATCTCTAACCACTGAGTTGAAGTTGTGACTACTTTACCAGATGCAGAAGCTTGGTTAGCAATTCGCACAGCTGTTCCAAATGGATCGTCTGATGATTCCGAAACAGTATTATTAGGAGTAATCAGTGGTGTTTGAATTTTACTTTCTTTAGTACTTTCTGTTGTTAAAGATTTGGAAGTTTCTGGTTGTATTAGGTTTTTAATTTTATTACCTAATTTGGCATATACAAACCAACCAAGCAACAACAAAGAACACAGACCAGCGGTAGCTAATATGTTTGTTTTACGTTTATTTTTGTGTTTTTCTTTGTTAAGCAGTACTAAAGAACGAGACACTGGAGTTCTCGGAAAACTTGGTTTTCCTAGTTCAGCTTGGGCTTCTGTCAAATCATTAATTAGTTGTTTGATAGCATTAGGTTGAATTAATGTAATTTCCTGTGACCACAGCAATTGATTTTCGCGATCGCTAGATATTTCCTTTAACCAAAGTAATTGCTGTTCCCGAACTATTCTACTGTTGATATTGACTCGGCGGATGTTACGCGGTGCAATGGATTCCAGAATTTGCTGGATTTGTTCTACTAAGGGAGATTGCTCAAGTTGCTCTACCTTGGGCGCTTCACATAAAATTTGTAAGACACCATCAGAAAAAATCGCTCTGGTTCTCACCCCTGACTTGGCCAGCTTTTCGTTTAATAGCTGAATAATCGCTGCAACGCTACCTTGGTGAGCTTGCCAAGCGATATCGTTTATTCGGTCTATCACCTGGGATTTAGTGATAGCTCTTGCACCCTGAGTTATGGACGGATTCATCAATTTAGGGACTCTTTTCTACTGACCTTTACCTTGTCTTCGATTTTACGAGTAAAAACATGAGTTGCCAAATAAAATCACAAAATAAAGCTTCCTTTTGACTTTGGCAAGGAGACTCTATCACCATTAGTTAGTGTAATTTAGCTCTGTAACAAAATGTATTATATTTTTTAGGGTCTATACCACCGTAGGGGCTAGACAAAACAGGAGTCTGTAGCAAGATTTCCAGGGTGGTAGGACTTGGATTTTCTAACTAAACTGAGCTACTTTTCAGCCACAGTCACTCATGAGGGAAAATTTTATCTCCGGTTTTGGGATCAAACACGAATAATTCATTTAAATCTAGTTCGAGAGAAAGGCGATCGCCTGGACGTGGACGCACATCGCCACTTGTCTGAATATTCAGCACCGTTGTCGAGCCAGGTAAACCCCCACGAATCAAAGTTTCCCTTCCTAAAGGTTCCACCACCTTCACCTCAACCTGGAGGAGTGCTGAGTTGTGAGTGCTGAATTCTGAGTCAGTATTGATTTTTAAATGTTCTGGCCTAATACCCAAATTCAAATTTTGTCCTTGACGCAACTTTAATCTTTCCTGTACAAGTGCTGGAATAGGTAATAATTGTCCACTCACATCAAAACCATCATTCTGATAGATTGCAGATAAAATATTCATTGGCGGACTACCTAAAAAAGTTGCCACCATCTGATTAGCTGGAGAGGCATAAATACTTTGGGGATCGCCAATTTGTTGAATGCGTCCGCGATTTAGCACCACAATTTTATCAGCCAAAGTCATTGCCTCAACTTGATCGTGGGTAACGTAAATTGTGGTGATGCCCAATTGTTGATGTAGTTGTTTTAATTCTGCTCTGGTATCATCTCGCAACTGAGCATCTAAATTAGACAAAGGTTCATCAAGTAAAAATACTTGCGGTTCACGGGCGATCGCTCTTCCTAAGGCTACTCGTTGTTGTTGTCCTCCAGAAAGTTGTTTAGGTTTACGATCTAGAAGATTTTCTAAAGAAAGCGATCGCGCTACATTCACGACTCTATCTTGAATAATCTTCGAGTCAACCTTCCGCATCTGCAACCCAAAGCCAATGTTTTGGGCTACCGTCATGTGAGGATAAAGAGCGTAGTTTTGGAACACCATCGCCACATCCCGCTGTCTGGCTGGAATGTTATTCACCAAGCGATCGCCAATAAACAGTTTGCCAGAAGTCGCAGTTTCCAAACCGGCGATCGTTCGTAAAATTGTAGACTTACCACAACCTGATGGCCCAACTAAAACCCAAAATTCTCCATCGGGAATTTCAAAGGTAATGTCCTCGATAGCGGTGACATTGTTAAATCTACGCTTAATGTCTTCTAAACGAACGTTTGCCATTATCAGATTAAAGTTAATAGTTAGGAGTTAGGAGTTAGGAATTTTAAGTTTTGAGTTTTGAGTTTTAAATTTAAAATCTCTTCAACTCATAACTAATAACTCCTAACTCATAACTGTGTCCAAGCAGGGTGAGATAATAAAGAAGCAAAAACTCGCACTCCCCGTAGTTGATTAGAAAGGGGTAAATGACCTCTAGGGGCGCTTAAATCCCACGTAAATTCATGGGGATAACGAGTCCAATTATTACCTTGTTTCCAGCCAATTTTCGGCCAGAAATTCTCCCAGTTTTTGCCTAAACTCAACCAAATTTCTCGCTGCACTGAAAAGCCAAATTTGCCCTCGGAGTGGACTAACCATAGATTGTTAATAGTTTGCAAGTCAACAGCCGAGGAATTTTCTACCTCAGTAAAATACAACCATTTGCGTTGTACAGCCGTTGGCCCGGAGAGTTCACACATTTTTTCGATGGTTATGCGATCGGCAGCTTGGAAATCTTGAAGGGCGAGTAGCTGTTGCAAAGGATTGTAATTAATCCCGCACTCTGATTTTAGAGGTACAATTCCCTCAGGAAACCAAGAGAGCAGAAATTCTTTGGCTTGGGGTGCATCGGACTTGTAAAGGACTTGGTATGCTTTACCATCAACCCAAGTCGCTGGATTATCACGTCGTTTCAGTAAAAATTCCATCAACACCTCTAATCCCTCATTACCCAACTGTGCTAGCTGTGAGATGATTTGTTGTTGGACTTGAATAGACCCAGCGATTAATGGTTGTCGGAGGGAGTCGATGTCAGTAGGAGGGCCTGATAAAATCATTGGGTCTGTCATGCCATTACTCGTATTAGCGGGAGCGTGAAAAAGCGGTCAGCTATCGAGCATTCTCCAAGGCGAACCATCGATAGCGAAAAGTAGTTTACTATTTTTGATCGTACAAAATTGCGATCGCTTCACCCAATGCCACACTTGATCTGCAAATAATGTACAAGGGAATAGGGGGACAATCTGCGCTTCAGGGGAGTGGGGAGTGGGGAGTGGGGAGATGAGGGAGATGAGGGGGATGAGGGAGCAGGGGGAGAAATAGCCAATGCCCAGTCCCCAATCCCAACTCCCCAATCCCCACTCCCCAATCTCCAATCCCCATGCCCATGCCCAAATCCCAACAGCGTATCTTTCAGGAGTGTTTGAAGTATGTATGAGAAGATTACCCCCCCTACAACTGGAGCAAAAATCACCTTCAAAAATGGTGAACCAGTAGTACCAGATAATCCAATTATCCCTTTTATTCGCGGCGACGGTACAGGTATTGATATTTGGCCTGCTACCCAAAAGGTGCTAGATGCTGCGGTAGCTAAAGCATACAAAGGTCAACGCCAAATTAGTTGGTTTAAGGTTTACGCTGGGGATGAAGCCTGTGATTTATACGGAACTTATCAGTATTTACCTCAGGATACTCTAACGGCAATTGAAGAATATGGTGTGGCTATTAAAGGGCCTTTAACTACCCCAGTTGGCGGCGGTATTCGTTCTTTAAATGTGGCACTACGGCAAATTTTTGACTTGTATGCTTGCGTGCGCCCTTGCCGCTACTACGCAGGCACACCCTCACCCCACAAAAATCCAGAAAAACTGGATGTAATTGTTTATCGAGAGAATACTGAAGATATTTATTTAGGTATTGAGTGGCGGCAAGGTAGCGAAATTGGCGATCGCTTAATTAAAATTCTCAACGAGGAACTCATCCCCGCCACCCCAGAACACGGGAAAAAACGAATTCCCCTCGATTCTGGCATCGGTATTAAACCCATCAGTAAAACCGGTTCCCAGCGCCTAGTCAGACGTGCCATCAAACACGCCTTGCAATTGCCCAAACACAAGCAACAAGTGACTTTGGTGCATAAAGGCAACATCATGAAATACACCGAAGGCGCTTTCCGTGATTGGGGTTATGAACTAGCAACCAGCGAGTTTCGCCAAGAAACTGTCACCGAAAGGGAATCTTGGATTTTGAGCAACAAGGAAAAAAATCCCAATATTTCCTTAGAAGAAAACGCCCGTCAAATCGATCCGGGGTTTGATGCTCTTACCGAAGAGAAAAAAGCGCAAATTGTCAAGGAAGTTGAAACAGTTCTTAACTCAATTTGGGCAAGCCACGGCGATGGTAAATGGAAAGATAAAGTTTTGGTGAATGACCGGATTGCTGACAGTATTTTTCAACAAATTCAAACCAGACCCGATGAATATTCGATTCTGGCGACAATGAACTTGAACGGCGATTACTTGTCTGATGCTGCTGCGGCGATCGTCGGTGGATTGGGAATGGGGCCAGGAGCAAACATTGGCGATAGCAGTGCCATATTTGAAGCTACCCACGGCACTGCACCCAAACACGCCGGCTTAGATCGAATTAATCCTGGTTCAGTGATTTTGTCTGGTGTGATGATGCTGGAATTTCTCGGTTGGCAAGAAGCCGCAGACCTAGTTAAGAAAGGTTTAGGAGATGCGATCGCCAACAGCCAAGTCACCTATGATTTAGCACGTTTGCTAGAACCACCAGTTGAACCCCTAAAATGTTCTGAATTTGCCGAAGCAATAATTCAGCACTTTGGTTAATTGCTAATGGGGGGAGTGGGGAGTAGGGAGTGGGGAGTGGGGCATTGCAAGTGTGGGAGGTGTGTCCGGTGTGGGAGTATGGGGAAGAAATCTTTCTCCCCTCTCTCCCCACACTCCCCCATCTCCCTCATCTCCCTCATCTCCCCACTCCCCACTCCCCACTCCCTCATTTTTTGCAACCAGAATCTAAGAAAATGAGAACAAGCAATTAATTGACACGGATTCGCTGCAAAAACTTATATGACTGTTAATCGACGTTATTTCTTGTTTTTACTCACAGCAGGTGTGGGTGCTTTGGCGTTAGATGGTTGTGCATTGGCAGAAAGTTCTCCTGAGGGAAACACTCCAACCCCCGACACAACACCAAACACAACAGGGGCTATCCAACTACCACCGTTACCCTACGCCTACGAAGCCCTAGAACCACACATTGATGCCAAAACAATGCAGTTTCATCACGATAAACACCACGCAACTTATGTGAAAAACCTGAATGCGGCATTAGAGAAACATCCAGAACTCAAAAACAAAAGTGTTGAAGAACTTTTGCAAAAACTTAACACAGTACCACAAGATATTCGTAAAACAGTACAAAATAATGGCGGTGGTCATGTGAACCATTCCATGTTCTGGAAAATTATGAAGCCCAAAGGTGGTGGAGAACCAACAGGTGATATAGCCTCAGCTATTAATCAAAATTTTGGTAGTTTTGCAGCTTTCAAAAAACAGTTCAACGAAGCTGGTGCTGGTCGTTTTGGTAGTGGTTGGGTTTGGCTAGTGCGTGACAAAAATGGCAAGCTGGAAGTAACCTCCACAGCTAATCAAGATAGTCCCGTCAGCCAAGGCAAATATCCCATCCTGGGCAATGACGTATGGGAACACGCATATTATCTCAACTACCAAAACCGCCGCGCTGATTACTTAGAGGCTTGGTGGAATGTGGTTAACTGGGATGAAATTAACAAGCGATTTGCAGACGCTAAAAAATTTAAATTTGCTTAGATAGGAGCGATGGGGAGATAGAAGAATTACTCGAAATCTTCCCATCTCCTCTGGCAATTGGAAAGTATAAGACTTGCCTTAGGGACTTCAAAAAAATAAATTATCCCAAATTATTTTTACATTTTTCGGTTAGGGACTTCCAGAAATTAAATTATTCAATTTTGGAGCGAAGATGATCATTAGATTCTTCCTCCCCTGCTTCCCCTGCGCCCCCTGCCTCCCCTGCCCCCCAAAGCGATGGGATATTTTTTTAGTTGGAAGTCCCTTAGCACAGCTAGCTGTGGTATCCTACGTTCGCGGAGCGTCCCGCAGGGATGGAATGTTTTTTACAGCGCTTTTCATGTGTTTGAACCACAATTCTCGGTAGGGGCGCACAGCTGTGCGCCCCTACAAAGTGGTCTATTTACCTGAAAATTGCTGTAATTGGAAGTCCCTTAGGAGATGTCAAAGAGGCTTTTGAGTAGGTAGACCAGTAGCACGGGGAAACTGAGTTGGTGTCGTGGCTACCTTACGCAAATACACACAGTGGCGAACGCTTTGACTCAAGGGTGTTGTAAATTTTTCGATCGCTTCAATAACGCCGCCCAATTGTTTAACAGCATTTTGCAAAGCTGTTGTTTCATCTTCTGTCCAATTACCACGATAAATTATGGCTAAACCTCCCTGTTTGAGCAGTGGTAGTGTATATTCTGCACAAACAGAGACTGTCCCCACAGCACGGATTAAGGCAATATCATAAACTTGTCGGTGTTTGGGTTGCTGACCAATTTCTTCAGCCCTGCCAACAAGAGTTTTAGCATTTGTCAGGGCAAGTTCAGTTAATATTTTTTCAATAAAAGTAATTTTTTTGCGGGTTGAATCCATGAGAGTCATTGTGCAATTAGGTGCAGTAATTGTCACTGGAATACCCGGAAAACCGGCACCTGTACCAATATCAATCACAGATGCACCCTCTTGGAGAGAGGAAATAAATTGCTCCTGTGGCGCAATTCCTCGCAGTGAATCCCAAAGATGTTTTTCCCAAAACTCTTGAGGTTCGGTGATGCGAGTTAAATTTAATTGGCGGTTACCTTCCAGGATTAACTCATAAAGCTTTTGGAACTGCGCCTGCTGTTGAACAGTTGGTTGCCAATTGAGAGTTTGCTGCCAAATTTCTGCCATTTCAGGCAATGAGTTCGTCATTTGTCATTTGTCATTTGTCATTGGGCATTGGTCATGGGTAAGAAGCAGAGGAGTAGGGGGAAGGGGAGAATGAAAAATTACCTCTTTCCCCTCTGCTCCCTGCTCCCTGCCCCCTGCCTCTTACCACTCCCCGACTCACACCGTCGGCAGAGGTTCTTTAACTTTGGCTTCTAGTGTTTTTGGGTCAACTGATTCTAGTTCACCGTGGTTGAGTGTCCAGCAACGATCTGCGATCGCTAACAGATCTCCAGCATCGTGTGTCACTACCAATAGTGTCCAATCTTGTTTGAGTTTTGCTAATAAATTTACCAGCTGCCGCCGCATTGACCAATCTAACCCAGCAGTGGGTTCATCCAACAACAGTACATTTGGCTGGCGAATCAATTGCACTGCCAAAGCTAAACGCCGCTGCTGACCTCCACTTAAAGCATGAGGGGCAGTGGAGAGCGATAAATGTTCTAATCCCACCTCACTCAGGGCATTTCTGACTCGATCTGACCCTAATTCCGGATGTCCTAAACGCAATTCTTCTAAAATCGAACTACCGCAAAAATGCCGTTCTGGAAACTGAAACACTAACCCAGCCAATTGTTGTAGCTGTTCGGGAATCAGTTCTTGTTCGCGCCAAAAGAGTGCGCCAGAGGTGGGTTCAGCTAGTCCAGATAAAATTTCTAGTAAAGTACTTTTACCAGAACCACTCGGACCAATAATCAGACCAAGCTGCTGGGGTGCTAATTCTAAGTTGATCGATTTGAGAATCGCTGTTGGGCACGCTGTGGGGTGATAAATTAGATTTCGGAGATAGAGCATTTGTTAAGATTACCAAAAAGTCGGCAAATTACTGATTAACTACACCAAGAGCAGCTGGAAAATTCTAAAAAAAATTCATATTACATTACTTGCTTTAACACCC
It encodes the following:
- a CDS encoding ABC transporter ATP-binding protein, with the translated sequence MLYLRNLIYHPTACPTAILKSINLELAPQQLGLIIGPSGSGKSTLLEILSGLAEPTSGALFWREQELIPEQLQQLAGLVFQFPERHFCGSSILEELRLGHPELGSDRVRNALSEVGLEHLSLSTAPHALSGGQQRRLALAVQLIRQPNVLLLDEPTAGLDWSMRRQLVNLLAKLKQDWTLLVVTHDAGDLLAIADRCWTLNHGELESVDPKTLEAKVKEPLPTV
- a CDS encoding NADP-dependent isocitrate dehydrogenase, yielding MYEKITPPTTGAKITFKNGEPVVPDNPIIPFIRGDGTGIDIWPATQKVLDAAVAKAYKGQRQISWFKVYAGDEACDLYGTYQYLPQDTLTAIEEYGVAIKGPLTTPVGGGIRSLNVALRQIFDLYACVRPCRYYAGTPSPHKNPEKLDVIVYRENTEDIYLGIEWRQGSEIGDRLIKILNEELIPATPEHGKKRIPLDSGIGIKPISKTGSQRLVRRAIKHALQLPKHKQQVTLVHKGNIMKYTEGAFRDWGYELATSEFRQETVTERESWILSNKEKNPNISLEENARQIDPGFDALTEEKKAQIVKEVETVLNSIWASHGDGKWKDKVLVNDRIADSIFQQIQTRPDEYSILATMNLNGDYLSDAAAAIVGGLGMGPGANIGDSSAIFEATHGTAPKHAGLDRINPGSVILSGVMMLEFLGWQEAADLVKKGLGDAIANSQVTYDLARLLEPPVEPLKCSEFAEAIIQHFG
- the rsmG gene encoding 16S rRNA (guanine(527)-N(7))-methyltransferase RsmG, with amino-acid sequence MTNSLPEMAEIWQQTLNWQPTVQQQAQFQKLYELILEGNRQLNLTRITEPQEFWEKHLWDSLRGIAPQEQFISSLQEGASVIDIGTGAGFPGIPVTITAPNCTMTLMDSTRKKITFIEKILTELALTNAKTLVGRAEEIGQQPKHRQVYDIALIRAVGTVSVCAEYTLPLLKQGGLAIIYRGNWTEDETTALQNAVKQLGGVIEAIEKFTTPLSQSVRHCVYLRKVATTPTQFPRATGLPTQKPL
- a CDS encoding flagellar motor protein, with the translated sequence MTRRSRHSDYNEDLNIWPAFTDLMSNAFMILLLLLLLASTKYTISQITNPGTPPILLIKDENSRFDPGSAVIPPTMLDYITNKLVPDIETTTKTYNINTVEIIGHTDEQPIGIINSNLDNTLEVAASQGGSVSTLKAGSNADLGLMRSLAVVKELLKIQQQNKMQGVQFRAYSAAQLILPSGEFAPIPQQKRQSEPNRRRIEIRFTRLGEVREVK
- a CDS encoding superoxide dismutase codes for the protein MTVNRRYFLFLLTAGVGALALDGCALAESSPEGNTPTPDTTPNTTGAIQLPPLPYAYEALEPHIDAKTMQFHHDKHHATYVKNLNAALEKHPELKNKSVEELLQKLNTVPQDIRKTVQNNGGGHVNHSMFWKIMKPKGGGEPTGDIASAINQNFGSFAAFKKQFNEAGAGRFGSGWVWLVRDKNGKLEVTSTANQDSPVSQGKYPILGNDVWEHAYYLNYQNRRADYLEAWWNVVNWDEINKRFADAKKFKFA
- a CDS encoding GUN4 domain-containing protein, whose product is MTDPMILSGPPTDIDSLRQPLIAGSIQVQQQIISQLAQLGNEGLEVLMEFLLKRRDNPATWVDGKAYQVLYKSDAPQAKEFLLSWFPEGIVPLKSECGINYNPLQQLLALQDFQAADRITIEKMCELSGPTAVQRKWLYFTEVENSSAVDLQTINNLWLVHSEGKFGFSVQREIWLSLGKNWENFWPKIGWKQGNNWTRYPHEFTWDLSAPRGHLPLSNQLRGVRVFASLLSHPAWTQL
- a CDS encoding ABC transporter ATP-binding protein, encoding MANVRLEDIKRRFNNVTAIEDITFEIPDGEFWVLVGPSGCGKSTILRTIAGLETATSGKLFIGDRLVNNIPARQRDVAMVFQNYALYPHMTVAQNIGFGLQMRKVDSKIIQDRVVNVARSLSLENLLDRKPKQLSGGQQQRVALGRAIAREPQVFLLDEPLSNLDAQLRDDTRAELKQLHQQLGITTIYVTHDQVEAMTLADKIVVLNRGRIQQIGDPQSIYASPANQMVATFLGSPPMNILSAIYQNDGFDVSGQLLPIPALVQERLKLRQGQNLNLGIRPEHLKINTDSEFSTHNSALLQVEVKVVEPLGRETLIRGGLPGSTTVLNIQTSGDVRPRPGDRLSLELDLNELFVFDPKTGDKIFPHE